A section of the Chiloscyllium plagiosum isolate BGI_BamShark_2017 chromosome 4, ASM401019v2, whole genome shotgun sequence genome encodes:
- the c4h7orf25 gene encoding UPF0415 protein C7orf25 homolog: MSLQKILSERIAEARQLLERAEALSRSRLGGVQGGPKLCSKLKAELKFLRKVEAGKVSVKESHLQSTNLTHLKAVIESAESLDDVVSLLHVFNYQEQSGEKQSIVVDVVANGGLTWVKAIGRKAEALHSIWVGRGQYGDKSIVEQAEDYLEASKQQLVQYSNPHIVFAFYNGISSPMAERLKEMGLSVRGDIVAVNSMIDLMEEADRSADSDEELEEPLQVTKVDRSTIVASVAFPAEVKVDFCNRVNLDITTLITFVSAVSHGGCCFIFKEKVLTEQASQEREESVLPKLQAFMKNKELFACESAVKDFQAILETLGGPGEKARAQKLLQEIKVVPDQPSERASRLEASAKINSRSITIFGTGDALKAITMTANSGFVRAADNQGVKFSVFIHQPRALTESKEATATPLPGTVFREKVCNSGFVR, translated from the coding sequence ATGTCCTTACAGAAGATACTGTCTGAAAGGATCGCTGAAGCCCGGCAGCTGCTGGAGAGGGCGGAGGCGCTGTCCCGCTCCCGTCTGGGTGGGGTTCAGGGCGGTCCTAAGCTCTGCAGCAAACTGAAGGCTGAGTTGAAGTTCTTACGCAAAGTTGAAGCAGGCAAGGTTTCCGTGAAGGAGTCCCACCTGCAGAGCACGAACCTGACCCACCTGAAGGCGGTTATCGAGTCGGCAGAGAGCCTGGATGATGTGGTGAGCCTGCTGCACGTTTTCAACTATCAGGAACAGTCCGGTGAAAAGCAGTCTATTGTGGTGGATGTCGTTGCAAACGGTGGCCTCACCTGGGTCAAAGCCATTGGCCGGAAAGCTGAGGCTCTGCACAGTATCTGGGTGGGGCGAGGCCAGTATGGAGACAAAAGTATTGTTGAGCAAGCAGAAGATTACTTGGAAGCAAGCAAGCAGCAGCTGGTGCAGTACAGTAATCCACACATTGTGTTTGCCTTTTATAATGGCATCTCTAGCCCAATGGCTGAGAGACTGAAAGAAATGGGGCTCTCAGTACGTGGAGATATTGTAGCTGTGAATTCGATGATTGATCTAATGGAGGAGGCTGATCGTTCAGCTGACTCTGATGAAGAATTGGAGGAGCCTCTACAAGTGACAAAAGTAGACCGATCTACAATTGTTGCCAGTGTTGCCTTTCCGGCTGAGGTAAAAGTGGATTTTTGCAATCGTGTCAATTTAGACATAACCACGCTGATCACCTTTGTATCGGCAGTAAGCCATGGAGGCTGCTGCTTCATCTTTAAGGAGAAAGTATTGACAGAGCAAGCTTCACAGGAAAGGGAAGAGAGTGTGTTGCCCAAGCTGCAAGCCTTCATGAAGAACAAAGAATTGTTTGCGTGTGAATCAGCTGTGAAAGATTTTCAAGCCATTTTAGAGACACTCGGTGGCCCTGGAGAAAAGGCCCGGGCACAGAAGCTGTTGCAGGAAATCAAAGTTGTACCAGACCAGCCTTCCGAACGGGCATCCAGGTTGGAAGCCAGTGCAAAAATTAACAGTCGCTCTATTACTATCTTTGGCACTGGAGATGCTTTGAAGGCAATCACAATGACAGCGAACAGTGGGTTTGTTCGTGCTGCAGATAACCAAGGTGTGAAATTCAGTGTGTTTATCCATCAACCAAGAGCTTTAACAGAGAGCAAGGAAGCAACAGCAACACCTTTACCTGGGACTGTCTTTCGTGAGAAAGTCTGCAATAGTGGTTTTGTAAGATGA
- the LOC122549320 gene encoding telethonin-like isoform X1 — protein MPLAADGKGEGRYRGGEPVSPFPPFLKGRNGLLDLKQRESPAGKREKDYDEERLKQDGQLKINALTEDDITRKEHYGQNQQVTFIVQNSPDQKMRIGRLGEKAVEYQLPYKNVLPVPVFVPCKIKSVTKEDLKPEFSLSLEELRGKERFERALNNTWSFPDKQQVSVMEKELPRIVQPASGNFRASALLSPLNIYSQPEAAHRG, from the exons ATGCCTCTAGCAGCAGATGGTAAGGGTGAAGGAAGGTACCGTGGAGGGGAGCCAGTTAGTCCCTTCCCGCCATTCCTGAAGGGAAGAAATGGATTGTTAGACCTGAAGCAGAGGGAAAGTCCTgctggaaagagagagaaggattaTGATGAAGAACGCCTCAAACAAGATGGGCAACTGAAAAT AAATGCTCTGACTGAAGATGATATCACTAGAAAAGAACACTATGGCCAGAACCAACAGGTCACATTCATTGTGCAGAATTCTCCTGATCAGAAGATGAGGATAGGCAgacttggagagaaagcagtggagTATCAGCTCCCATATAAGAATGTCTTACCAGTACCAGTCTTTGTGCCATGCAAAATAAAGTCAGTCACCAAAGAAGACCTCAAGCCTGAGTTTTCTCTATCTCTAGAAGAAttgagaggaaaagagagattTGAAAGAGCACTAAACAACACGTGGTCATTCCCTGACAAGCAGCAAGTTTCAGTAATGGAAAAGGAGTTACCTCGCATTGTGCAGCCAGCAAGTGGGAACTTCAGGGCCTCGGCTCTTTTGTCTCCCCTGAATATATATTCACAGCCTGAAGCTGCTCACAGAGGCTGA
- the LOC122549320 gene encoding telethonin-like isoform X2, producing the protein MFSVSKFKRFNGGLPSAALRCDIKEVNSANKEYFTACWQDLMMVTKALSRNALTEDDITRKEHYGQNQQVTFIVQNSPDQKMRIGRLGEKAVEYQLPYKNVLPVPVFVPCKIKSVTKEDLKPEFSLSLEELRGKERFERALNNTWSFPDKQQVSVMEKELPRIVQPASGNFRASALLSPLNIYSQPEAAHRG; encoded by the exons ATGTTTTCAGTTTCTAAATTTAAGAGATTTAATGGTGGTTTACCCTCTGCTGCCCTAAGATGTGATATAAAGGAGGTCAATTCAGCAAACAAAGAGTATTTCACTGCTTGTTGGCAGGATCTGATGATGGTAACGAAGGCACTGAGCAG AAATGCTCTGACTGAAGATGATATCACTAGAAAAGAACACTATGGCCAGAACCAACAGGTCACATTCATTGTGCAGAATTCTCCTGATCAGAAGATGAGGATAGGCAgacttggagagaaagcagtggagTATCAGCTCCCATATAAGAATGTCTTACCAGTACCAGTCTTTGTGCCATGCAAAATAAAGTCAGTCACCAAAGAAGACCTCAAGCCTGAGTTTTCTCTATCTCTAGAAGAAttgagaggaaaagagagattTGAAAGAGCACTAAACAACACGTGGTCATTCCCTGACAAGCAGCAAGTTTCAGTAATGGAAAAGGAGTTACCTCGCATTGTGCAGCCAGCAAGTGGGAACTTCAGGGCCTCGGCTCTTTTGTCTCCCCTGAATATATATTCACAGCCTGAAGCTGCTCACAGAGGCTGA